From the Daucus carota subsp. sativus chromosome 8, DH1 v3.0, whole genome shotgun sequence genome, one window contains:
- the LOC108197622 gene encoding NADH dehydrogenase [ubiquinone] iron-sulfur protein 5-B: MASGWGITGNKGRCYDFWMDFSECMSRCREPKDCSLLREDYLECLHHSKEFQRRNRIYKEEQRQLRAAASKAKGEVGHEVQPH; this comes from the exons ATGGCATCAGGATGGGGAATAACCGGAAACAAAGGCAGATGCTACGATTTCTGGATGGACTTCAGCGAATGTATGTCTCGCTGTAGAGAGCCCAAAGATTGCTCTCTTCTTCGCGAAGACTATCTCGAATGTCTTCACCATTCCAAAGAG TTTCAAAGAAGAAACCGGATCTACAAAGAAGAGCAGCGTCAACTGAGAGCAGCAGCGTCAAAAGCAAAAGGGGAAGTTGGGCATGAAGTTCAACCCCACTAG
- the LOC108200062 gene encoding eukaryotic translation initiation factor 2 subunit alpha homolog, which produces MVTPNLECRMYESRYPQVDMAVMIQVKSIGEMCAYVSLLEYNNIEGMILLSELSRRRIRSINSLIKVGRTEPVMVLHVDEEKGYVNLSKRRVSEEDIQICEDRYNKSKLVHSIMRHVAETMEVDLEDLYIHVGWPLYRKYGHAFEAFKLIVNDPDSIINTLTREVKEVGADGQEVTKVVPAMSEEVKMSLIKDIRRRMTPQPLKIRADVEMKCFQFDGVLHIKAAMRKAEAAGTTECPVKIKLVAPPSYVLITQTLDKEQGISVLTKAIDACSEEIEIHKGKLTVKEKPRAVSEREDKLLAEQMAKLNMANEEVEGDDDSEEEDTGMGDIDLE; this is translated from the exons ATGGTGACCCCCAATCTCGAGTGTCGCATGTACGAATCCCGTTACCCACAAGTAGACATGGCTGTAATGATCCAAGTGAAGAGCATTGGCGAGATGTGCGCCTACGTTTCACTCCTCGAGTACAATAACATAGAGGGTATGATTCTCTTGTCTGAACTCTCTCGTCGTCGTATTCGAAGCATCAATAGTTTGATTAAAGTGGGTAGGACTGAGCCTGTCATGGTTCTCCACGTTGATGAGGAGAAGGGCTATGTTAATTTGAGTAAGCGGAGAGTTTCCGAGGAAGATATTCAGATTTGTGAGGATAGGTATAATAAGAGTAAGCTTGTGCATTCGATTATGCGGCATGTTGCGGAGACGATGGAAGTTGATCTTGAG GATTTGTATATCCATGTTGGTTGGCCCCTATATCGGAAGTATGGTCATGCTTTTGAA GCATTTAAGTTAATTGTCAATGATCCTGATTCTATTATAAATACACTTACGCGTGAAGTCAAGGAAGTCGGTGCTGATGGGCAGGAG GTGACCAAAGTGGTACCTGCTATGTCCGAGGAAGTCAAAATGTCTTTGATCAAGGACATTAGGAGAAGGATGACTCCACAACCATTGAAGATCCGTGCTGATGTTGAAATGAAATGTTTCCAGTTTGATGGCGTCCTTCACATCAAG GCTGCCATGCGGAAGGCAGAAGCTGCTGGAACTACTGAATGCCCAGTGAAAATTAAACTGGTTGCTCCTCCATCTTATGTTCTCATTACTCAGACCCTTGACAAG GAACAAGGAATTTCCGTGCTTACCAAAGCTATTGATGCCTGCAGTGAAGAAATAGAGATCCACAAGGGAAAGCTGACTGTCAAGGAGAAACCTAGAGCG GTGAGTGAGAGAGAAGATAAATTACTTGCTGAACAGATGGCTAAGCTGAATATGGCAAACGAGGAAGTTGAGGGAGATGACGACAGTGAAGAAGAAGACACAGGAATGGGAGACATTGATTTGGAGTAG
- the LOC108200063 gene encoding uncharacterized protein LOC108200063, with amino-acid sequence MTESKGKIESLREWVVDHKLRAVGCLWLGGITGSLAYNWSKPNMKTSVRIIHARLHAQALTLAALAGAAVVEYYDHRTKKKERVADFLKIKED; translated from the exons ATGACCGAATCAAAAGGCAAAATCGAATCTCTCCGCGAATGGGTTGTAGATCACAAGCTCCGAGCTGTTG GATGCTTATGGCTGGGCGGCATCACCGGATCGCTTGCGTACAACTGGTCGAAGCCAAATATGAAGACTAGCGTCAGGATCATTCACGCCAG GTTGCATGCTCAGGCTTTAACTCTGGCGGCATTGGCCGGAGCTGCGGTGGTTGAGTACTATGATCACCGGACAAAGAAGAAGGAGCGCGTTGCAGATTTTCTCAAAATTAAAGAAGATTAG
- the LOC108198686 gene encoding UDP-glucuronic acid decarboxylase 2 has translation MTPIQYVLREQRLIWFFIGIAIPVILFNLIIPSSPPDAFHSAELTHVPRRVTLELHGSHIITSGRVPLSLKAKNLRVVVTGGAGFVGSHLVDRLLERGDSVIVVDNFFTGQKENLVHHFQNPRFELIRHDVVEPILLEVDQIYHLACPASPVHYKFNPVKTIKTNVMGTLNMLGLAKRVGARFLLTSTSEVYGDPLQHPQAESYWGNVNPIGVRSCYDEGKRTAETLSMDYHRGLNLEVRIARIFNTYGPRMCLDDGRVVSNFVAQALRKEPLTVYGDGKQTRSFQYVSDLVEGLMRLMEGEHVGPFNLGNPGEFTMLELAKVVQETIDPNAKIEFRPNTEDDPHKRKPDISKAKDLLGWEPKVALREGLPRMVSDFRQRLFGDEKESVGTNVSLA, from the exons ATGACTCCCATCCAATACGTGCTTCGCGAGCAACGCCTCATCTGGTTCTTCATTGGAATTGCCATTCCTGTCATTCTTTTCAATCTCATCAttccttcatctccaccagaTGCATTTCATTCTGCTGAATTGACTCATGTCCCGAGACGCGTCACGTTAGAGCTTCATGGCAGTCACATTATTACAA GTGGTAGAGTACCTTTGAGTTTAAAGGCGAAGAACTTGAGGGTAGTGGTGACTGGTGGTGCTGGTTTCGTTGGGAGCCATCTAGTAGACCGGCTTCTGGAGCGAGGGGACAGTGTAATTGTGGTTGATAATTTTTTCACAGGCCAAAAAGAGAACCTGGTGCATCATTTCCAGAACCCGAGGTTCGAGCTCATTAGGCATGATGTAGTCGAGCCCATCCTGTTGGAAGTTGATCAAATTTATCACTTGGCTTGTCCAGCTTCACCGGTCCATTACAAATTCAACCCTGTCAAGACTATT AAGACAAATGTAATGGGGACCTTGAACATGCTAGGCCTTGCAAAAAGAGTCGGTGCTCGCTTCCTGCTAACAAGCACCAGTGAGGTATATGGTGATCCCCTCCAACATCCCCAGGCTGAGTCCTACTGGGGCAATGTCAACCCCATTG GTGTCAGAAGCTGTTATGATGAGGGAAAGCGTACGGCTGAAACCTTAAGCATGGACTACCACAGGGGACTTAACCTTGAG GTTAGAATTGCGCGTATATTTAACACATATGGACCTCGTATGTGCCTCGATGATGGTCGTGTTGTTAGCAATTTTGTTGCTCAG GCCTTAAGAAAGGAGCCTTTGACGGTCTATGGAGATGGCAAGCAAACTAGGAGTTTCCAATATGTTTCAGACTTG GTAGAAGGCCTGATGCGACTGATGGAAGGTGAACATGTTGGTCCTTTCAATCTTGGCAACCCTGGTGAATTCACAATGCTTGAACTTGCCAAG GTAGTACAAGAGACGATTGATCCAAATGCGAAGATAGAGTTTAGGCCTAATACAGAAGATGATCCTCACAAAAGAAAGCCAGACATTTCCAAGGCCAAGGATCTCCTGGGGTGGGAGCCTAAGGTAGCTCTCCGCGAAGGACTCCCTCGCATGGTTTCAGACTTCAGGCAGCGCTTGTTTGGCGATGAGAAGGAATCCGTTGGCACAAACGTCTCCTTGGCATAG